The following proteins are co-located in the Tiliqua scincoides isolate rTilSci1 chromosome 8, rTilSci1.hap2, whole genome shotgun sequence genome:
- the RNFT1 gene encoding E3 ubiquitin-protein ligase RNFT1 translates to MRRYERKHYTKIQAFGADQQLNAMQHNPNNRHSTPGNGNGTSSTHAARLPGEGSCQHEGDVHIQLGSALGEATENASSRQHPHLGTQSHSRAHSHGEDDGGLDSEEQNSSSLSELRCLLQWLHKSLPYLLILSLKLFMQHIIGISLGIGLLTTFMYANKSIVNQVFLREKHAKLQCAWLLVFLTGSSVLLYYTFYSQSLHYSLILLSPTIDVINFWEVLWIVGITDFILKFLFMSLKCIVLLLPIMSLKSKGYWYMLLEEICQYYRRIAPIPVWFRYFIGLRETDGMLGWSLGILLALLYLILKLLSFFGHLKNLKRVLKIFYTRPNYGMAATKRQCSEVDDICSICQAEFQKPVVLICQHTFCEDCIALWFNREKTCPLCRTIISDHIHKWKDGATSVHLQVY, encoded by the exons ATGAGGCGCTATGAGAG AAAGCATTACACCAAAATCCAGGCATTTGGAGCAGATCAGCAACTCAATGCGATGCAACACAACCCAAATAATCGCCATAGCACACCAGGAAATGGCAATGGTACCTCTTCTACCCATGCAGCAAGATTGCCAGGAGAAGGATCTTGTCAACATGAAGGGGATGTTCACATCCAGCTAGGCTCTGCTTTGGGGGAGGCCACAGAGAATGcaagctccaggcagcatccacACTTGGGGACTCAGAGTCATTCACGTGCCCACTCCCATGGCGAAGATGATGGTGGCTTGGATTCAGAGGAACAAAACAGCAGCTCGCTGTCTGAGCTCAGATGTCTCCTCCAGTGGCTGCACAAGAGTCTCCCATACCTCCTGATTCTGTCTCTGAAACTCTTCATGCAACATATAATCG GCATTTCTCTGGGAATTGGGCTGCTAACAACTTTTATGTATGCAAACAAAAGTATTGTAAATCAGGTTTTCCTAAGA GAAAAGCATGCCAAACTACAGTGTGCTTGGTTACTGGTGTTTCTAACGGGTTCATCTGTCCTCTTATACTATACCTTCTACTCTCAATCACTTCATTACAG CTTGATCCTTCTAAGTCCTACCATTGATGTTATCAACTTCTGGGAGGTGCTTTGGATTGTGGGAATCACAGATTTTATTCTGAAGTTTCTCTTCATGAGCTTGAAATGCATCGTCCTCCTCTTGCCTATAATGTCTCTTAAGTCCAAG GGTTACTGGTATATGCTACTAGAAGAAATTTGTCAGTACTACCGTAGAATCGCCCCTATACCAGTTTGGTTCCGGTACTTCATTGGCTTAAGGGAAACGGATGGTATGCTTGGATGGAGTCTTGGAATACTATTGGCTCTGCTCTATCTTATCCTAAAG CTTTTGAGCTTTTTTGGACACCTAAAAAACCTCAAACGGGTCTTAAAGATATTTTACACACGACCA AACTATGGAATGGCAGCCACCAAGAGGCAGTGTTCTGAGGTGGATGATATTTGCTCTATTTGCCAAGCAGAGTTCCAGAAGCCTGTCGTTCTCATCTGCCAG CACACATTTTGTGAAGACTGTATTGCTCTGTGGTTCAACAGAGAGAAGACATGTCCGCTCTGTAGAACAATAATCTCAGATCACATTCACAAGTGGAAGGATGGAGCAACTTCTGTGCATTTACAGGTCTATTAA